One part of the Granulicella arctica genome encodes these proteins:
- a CDS encoding methyltransferase domain-containing protein gives MSARVSAGELDLSRRADPETLPELMDQPCTYEELNACLRDIARVNRLTLAYRPTLSWLAELIGQSSVSIGPLHIVDVGCGHGDMLRRIHGWAARRGVAVNLTGIDLNPDAIRSAVEATPANQNIRWVHGDAFSYRPATGIDVVVSSLVMHHLSNAEIIPFLRWMEATARRGWFINDLHRTALPYRAFGWMTTLFDFHPFVQRDGLVSIRRSFLAEDWRRLCGAANLALEDLSIREYRPARLCVGRIKRE, from the coding sequence ATGAGTGCGAGAGTTTCTGCTGGCGAGCTGGACCTGAGCCGTCGCGCCGATCCGGAGACTCTTCCTGAGTTGATGGATCAGCCCTGCACGTATGAGGAGCTGAACGCTTGTTTGCGTGATATCGCGCGTGTCAACCGGCTTACGCTGGCGTACCGGCCGACACTGTCATGGCTGGCAGAGTTGATTGGTCAATCCTCTGTCTCGATCGGGCCTCTTCATATCGTCGATGTGGGGTGTGGGCATGGCGATATGCTGCGCCGCATTCATGGCTGGGCGGCAAGGCGTGGTGTTGCGGTCAATCTTACGGGGATTGACCTTAATCCCGATGCGATCCGTTCCGCGGTAGAGGCTACCCCTGCCAATCAGAATATTCGCTGGGTCCATGGGGATGCCTTTTCGTATCGTCCGGCTACAGGCATCGATGTGGTTGTCAGCTCGCTTGTGATGCATCATCTCTCCAATGCCGAGATCATTCCTTTTCTGAGGTGGATGGAGGCGACGGCGCGGCGCGGATGGTTTATCAACGACCTTCATCGGACTGCGCTTCCGTATCGCGCTTTTGGATGGATGACGACGCTGTTCGACTTTCATCCCTTTGTCCAGCGTGATGGGCTCGTCTCCATCCGCCGCAGCTTTCTCGCCGAAGACTGGCGACGTCTCTGCGGTGCCGCGAATCTGGCGCTTGAGGATTTATCCATTCGTGAGTACAGGCCGGCGCGCCTCTGTGTAGGCCGCATTAAACGGGAGTGA
- the glk gene encoding glucokinase has product MILAGDVGGTKVHLALYEFIDGRLKGVRDQKFPAHEFATLEDVVNKFLEGVEDRKSEIIAACFGCPGPVRDGRLKLTNLPWTLDARELQSSLGIRHISLINDLEANGYGVPELAPDKIFTLHAGDSEAVGHRGLIAAGTGLGEAMLIWDGKCHRPIPSEGGHCDFAARTDREVALLQHLRRTLNGRVSFERVVSGLGIKNVYGYLRDVEKLDEPQWLRDRLAAEDPNAVIGTCAEDGSSSICFETMKLFSAAYGAETGNIALKVLATGGMYLGGGIAPKILKTLQNGAFTQAFLDKGRLSPLLQSIPVRVILDDTCALLGAAAYAEARAAELSGHSERAASTTHA; this is encoded by the coding sequence ATGATTCTTGCTGGTGATGTTGGCGGTACGAAGGTTCATCTAGCGCTGTATGAGTTTATTGATGGCCGCCTCAAGGGCGTCCGCGATCAGAAGTTCCCCGCGCACGAGTTCGCGACGCTTGAGGACGTGGTTAACAAGTTTCTCGAAGGCGTTGAGGATCGGAAGAGCGAGATTATCGCTGCTTGCTTCGGTTGCCCCGGCCCGGTTCGCGACGGTCGCCTGAAGCTCACCAATCTGCCTTGGACGCTGGATGCGCGAGAGTTGCAGAGTTCGCTTGGCATCCGGCACATCTCGCTTATCAATGACCTGGAGGCGAATGGCTATGGGGTTCCCGAGCTTGCCCCGGACAAGATCTTTACCTTGCACGCGGGGGATTCGGAGGCTGTAGGGCATCGCGGCCTGATCGCTGCGGGGACCGGGCTGGGAGAAGCGATGCTGATCTGGGATGGCAAGTGCCATAGGCCGATTCCGTCGGAGGGTGGTCATTGCGACTTCGCTGCGCGTACGGATCGCGAGGTCGCTTTGCTGCAACACCTTCGTCGCACCCTGAATGGGCGGGTCAGCTTTGAGCGTGTAGTCTCGGGCCTTGGTATCAAGAATGTTTATGGCTACCTGCGTGACGTAGAGAAGCTTGATGAGCCGCAGTGGCTCCGTGATCGGCTTGCCGCGGAGGATCCCAATGCTGTTATCGGGACTTGCGCCGAGGATGGATCGAGCTCCATCTGTTTCGAGACGATGAAGCTGTTTTCAGCAGCGTATGGGGCGGAGACCGGCAACATTGCGCTCAAGGTGCTTGCTACTGGAGGCATGTATCTGGGCGGCGGCATCGCTCCGAAGATCCTTAAGACGCTCCAGAATGGGGCCTTCACGCAAGCCTTCCTCGATAAGGGACGTCTTTCGCCGCTGCTTCAATCGATTCCTGTCCGCGTGATTCTGGACGACACTTGCGCGCTGCTTGGGGCTGCCGCGTATGCCGAGGCTCGTGCGGCGGAGCTCTCGGGGCACTCCGAGCGTGCTGCTTCAACGACGCACGCTTAG
- the pgl gene encoding 6-phosphogluconolactonase encodes MPRPVTVTYHVAPDSAAVARAAAEFFSSSVSAAVKARGRARVALSGGSTPKAMFALLADPSQPFLKQVPWDALDLYWVDERAVPPTDADSNYRMTNEAMLSHVPLAADRIHRMEGELDPEVAAARYESTLRNTFRLEGAETPTFDLILLGMGDDGHTASLFPHTEALNEMSRLVVANHVPQKDTWRITLTWPVINQAREVAFLIEGAAKTQVLHDVLLGPYQPETYPSQLIRPASGKLTLLLDTRSAAKLPEPVPSETVSGSTGTLELS; translated from the coding sequence ATGCCTCGTCCCGTCACTGTCACCTATCATGTTGCTCCTGACTCCGCTGCCGTTGCTCGGGCTGCAGCTGAGTTTTTTTCGTCGTCGGTGTCTGCGGCTGTAAAGGCGCGGGGGAGAGCTCGTGTCGCTCTCTCTGGGGGCAGTACCCCGAAGGCGATGTTTGCCCTGCTTGCCGATCCGAGCCAACCGTTTTTGAAGCAGGTTCCGTGGGATGCGCTTGATCTTTACTGGGTCGATGAGCGCGCGGTTCCCCCGACGGATGCCGACTCGAACTATCGCATGACCAATGAGGCTATGCTCTCGCATGTTCCTCTTGCTGCTGACCGTATTCATCGCATGGAGGGTGAGCTCGACCCTGAGGTGGCTGCTGCACGGTACGAGTCGACGCTGCGCAACACCTTTCGTCTGGAGGGGGCGGAGACGCCGACCTTCGATCTGATTCTGCTTGGGATGGGCGACGATGGCCATACGGCCTCGCTCTTTCCGCACACCGAGGCGTTGAACGAGATGAGCCGGTTGGTGGTCGCCAACCATGTGCCGCAGAAGGATACATGGCGGATTACGCTTACGTGGCCGGTCATCAATCAGGCTCGAGAGGTTGCTTTTCTCATCGAGGGTGCGGCGAAGACTCAGGTGTTGCATGATGTGCTGCTTGGTCCTTACCAGCCGGAGACCTACCCTTCGCAGCTTATTCGTCCTGCGAGCGGTAAACTTACCCTCTTGCTCGACACTCGCTCAGCAGCTAAGCTGCCAGAACCGGTCCCCTCCGAGACAGTCTCAGGTTCAACCGGCACATTGGAGCTCTCGTAA